From the genome of Pseudomonas sp. WJP1:
CATCAACCTGTTTTACACGCCGACCCAGATCGCCAATGGCGAAGCCCCGCAGGGCACGCGTATCCGCGCTGGCGGCATGGTCGAGGCGGGCTCCCTGCAGCGCTCCAGCGACTCGCTGGACGTGAAGTTCGTCGTCACCGACTTCAACAAATCCGTGACCATCGCTTATCGCGGCATCCTCCCTGACCTGTTCCGCGAAGGGCAGGGCATCGTCGCCCTGGGCAAACTCAATGCCGAAGGCGTGGTGCTGGCCGATGAAGTGCTGGCCAAGCACGATGAAAAGTACATGCCGCCGGAAGTGACCAAGGCCTTGAAAGACAGTGGTCAATCCGCCCCAACACCCGCTAAGGAGGGTTGAACCATGACTTCCGGCATCTTCATTCCCGAGCTGGGCCATCTGGCCATGATCCTGGCGCTGTGTTTTGCGCTGGTTCAGGCCGTCGTGCCATTGGTCGGCGCCTGGCGCGGTGACCGCTTCTGGATGAGCCTGGCCCAGCCAGCGGCCTGGGGGCAGTTCACCTTCCTGCTGTTCGCTTTTGGATGCTTGACCTATGCGTTCATGGCTGACGATTTTTCTGTCGCCTATGTTGCCAGCAACTCCAACAGTGCCTTGCCCTGGTACTACAAATTCAGCGCCGTATGGGGCGCGCACGAAGGTTCGTTGCTGTTGTGGGCGCTGATCCTCGGCGGCTGGACGTTCGCAGTGTCGGTGTTCTCCCGGCAGTTGCCGCAAGTGATGCTGGCGCGTGTGCTGGCAGTGATGGGCATGATCAGCACCGGTTTCCTGCTGTTCCTGATCCTCACCTCCAACC
Proteins encoded in this window:
- the ccmE gene encoding cytochrome c maturation protein CcmE; this translates as MNPLRKKRLIIILAILVGVGAAVGLALSALQQNINLFYTPTQIANGEAPQGTRIRAGGMVEAGSLQRSSDSLDVKFVVTDFNKSVTIAYRGILPDLFREGQGIVALGKLNAEGVVLADEVLAKHDEKYMPPEVTKALKDSGQSAPTPAKEG